The Nitrosomonas sp. sh817 genome includes a window with the following:
- a CDS encoding GGDEF domain-containing response regulator produces MSGNIKILIVEDEKIVALDLKRRLTKLGYQVTGMAASGEKALALVDQELPNIVLMDIHIQGDMDGIEVASQLQKIHSIPIIYLTAYSEEKTVTRAKTTKPYGYLLKPFSDRELHIIIQVSIERFENDFQLKKSEEHFRLALEAARLGTWEVKNSHEIFMSKRPNGNIEPISNWQDFFFTIDDSDKQRVVDFIDKLRNKKGSAGEIEFRVHADSNKTLWYKLYGKAFATSDAAVSQIVGVLQETTESRLTKDRLAQAATVFRYAAEGIVILNKSRQFSCANDAFYSITQFKPHHLKNKELPFLTNHALGDSQYEEIWQHVDRHDHWCGEISTFKRSKETMYAWLTIGLIPAKVNEEQQYVVMISDITVIREAQEQLSSLAYYDSLTKLPNRMLIMDRLQLALTKATRDASMLGVLFIDLDNFKRVNDTLGHAHGDSVLCSAAHRMAAVLRQSDTLGRLGGDEFIVIAPSVESNEALIKVAEKLLDCLSQPVVINNMEIVLSCSIGISVYPDHSKHHDDLVQMSDTAMYEAKNKGRNNYAFYHPSLTQKAVHYLTRERELHHALIKNEFVLHYQPQFSFSQRRITGVEALIRWQHPVKGLLSPAEIIPVAETSRLIVEIGNWILVEACKQLRQWHAKGLNDLRIAVNISIRQLADKHLQQLIADLLEQHEIPAHLLELEVTESCLQNEIIYISNLEQLENLGIPISIDDFGTGYSCLSSLKNLPIRRLKIDQSFVKGIPHDSNDCAIAAAILAMAQKLNLQVTAEGIETYDQAFFLGNLGCHELQGYLLSKPVPAEQIPYLIRKLPDRIDAFNF; encoded by the coding sequence CGGCATGGCCGCCAGCGGTGAAAAAGCATTGGCGCTGGTCGATCAGGAACTTCCCAATATTGTGCTGATGGATATTCATATCCAAGGAGACATGGACGGCATTGAGGTCGCCAGCCAATTACAAAAAATTCATAGCATTCCAATCATTTATTTGACGGCTTATTCCGAGGAAAAAACCGTAACCCGCGCAAAAACAACCAAACCTTACGGCTATTTACTCAAACCTTTTTCCGACCGGGAATTACACATCATCATCCAGGTCAGCATCGAGCGCTTTGAAAACGATTTTCAATTGAAAAAGAGTGAAGAGCATTTCCGTCTTGCATTGGAAGCCGCGCGATTAGGAACTTGGGAAGTCAAAAATTCGCACGAAATTTTTATGAGCAAGAGACCTAATGGAAATATCGAGCCGATATCAAACTGGCAAGATTTCTTTTTCACGATTGATGACAGCGATAAACAAAGGGTAGTCGATTTCATCGACAAGCTACGCAACAAAAAAGGCTCAGCAGGCGAAATTGAGTTTCGCGTTCATGCGGATAGCAATAAAACCCTCTGGTATAAGCTGTACGGCAAGGCATTTGCAACCAGCGATGCGGCAGTAAGCCAGATTGTCGGCGTCTTGCAAGAAACGACTGAAAGCCGGCTTACCAAAGACCGGCTGGCGCAGGCGGCAACCGTGTTCAGGTACGCTGCGGAAGGTATCGTGATACTGAACAAGAGTCGTCAATTCAGTTGCGCCAACGACGCCTTTTACAGCATTACTCAATTTAAGCCGCATCACCTCAAAAACAAAGAATTACCGTTCTTGACCAATCATGCCTTGGGTGATAGTCAGTATGAGGAGATTTGGCAACATGTCGATCGGCATGACCACTGGTGCGGTGAGATCTCGACTTTCAAACGAAGTAAGGAAACGATGTATGCCTGGTTAACCATCGGACTCATCCCGGCAAAAGTCAACGAAGAGCAACAGTATGTGGTCATGATTTCGGACATCACGGTTATTCGCGAAGCCCAGGAACAACTATCGTCTTTGGCTTACTACGATAGCCTGACCAAGCTTCCAAACCGGATGTTGATCATGGACCGGTTGCAGCTGGCGCTCACAAAGGCAACACGCGATGCTTCGATGCTCGGTGTGTTGTTCATCGATCTCGATAATTTCAAGCGAGTCAATGACACCCTGGGTCATGCCCACGGTGATTCGGTGCTTTGCTCCGCCGCCCATCGCATGGCCGCGGTCTTGCGGCAGAGCGATACCCTGGGCAGATTGGGAGGTGATGAGTTTATCGTGATCGCGCCGAGTGTCGAGTCGAACGAAGCGCTGATAAAAGTCGCTGAAAAGCTCCTCGACTGCTTATCGCAACCGGTTGTTATCAACAACATGGAAATCGTGCTGTCGTGCAGCATCGGCATCAGCGTTTATCCGGATCATTCGAAACATCACGACGATCTGGTGCAAATGTCCGATACTGCAATGTATGAGGCCAAAAATAAAGGCCGCAACAATTATGCTTTTTATCACCCGTCGCTGACGCAGAAAGCAGTTCATTATTTAACCCGGGAAAGAGAATTGCATCATGCGCTGATTAAAAATGAGTTTGTGCTGCACTATCAGCCGCAGTTCTCTTTTTCGCAGCGGCGCATCACCGGCGTCGAAGCTTTGATCCGCTGGCAGCACCCCGTCAAAGGCTTGTTGTCTCCTGCTGAAATCATTCCAGTCGCCGAAACCAGCCGGTTGATTGTCGAAATCGGTAATTGGATTCTGGTGGAAGCTTGCAAACAACTCCGGCAATGGCACGCCAAAGGTCTCAACGATCTTCGCATTGCCGTGAATATTTCGATCCGCCAATTGGCAGATAAGCATTTGCAACAGTTGATCGCGGATTTATTAGAACAGCACGAAATACCGGCGCACTTGTTGGAACTGGAAGTTACGGAATCCTGCTTGCAGAACGAAATAATTTATATCTCGAATCTGGAGCAACTGGAAAACCTGGGCATACCGATATCCATCGACGACTTCGGCACCGGCTATTCCTGTTTGAGTTCGCTGAAGAATCTGCCAATACGGCGATTGAAAATCGATCAAAGTTTTGTCAAAGGCATCCCGCATGACAGCAACGATTGCGCCATTGCCGCTGCAATTCTGGCGATGGCTCAGAAACTCAATCTGCAAGTGACTGCGGAAGGAATCGAAACATACGATCAAGCCTTTTTTCTCGGCAATCTTGGGTGCCATGAGTTGCAAGGTTACTTGCTCAGTAAACCGGTTCCCGCAGAACAGATTCCCTATTTGATCCGCAAACTTCCAGATCGGATCGATGCTTTTAATTTCTAA